A region from the Desulfosoma sp. genome encodes:
- a CDS encoding septal ring lytic transglycosylase RlpA family protein: MGRVTVQGASKALGVALILVALIGAGCAPKKPPSPGVTPPGSPPPLGTQKPYQINGVWYYPIPSAEGFREEGYASWYGPDFHGRPTACGEPFNMYAMTAAHKILPIGTHVKVTDKRTGRSIIVRINDRGPFVAGRVIDLSYEAARALGIHTVGTAPVVVEAVRVTNPVYVAGSAPSWQVEPVRPYRLGPFAVQVASFQNADNAHRFKKEMDKRYGSVAVRVASVNGSTFYRVQVGFYRDLDQAMQSVETFRRNGFSDSFVIALEGQ; the protein is encoded by the coding sequence GTGGGGCGCGTGACGGTGCAAGGGGCATCGAAAGCTTTAGGGGTTGCGCTGATCCTCGTCGCTTTGATCGGGGCGGGCTGTGCGCCGAAAAAGCCGCCTTCCCCAGGCGTTACCCCTCCGGGATCCCCCCCGCCTCTGGGCACTCAAAAACCTTACCAGATCAACGGCGTGTGGTATTACCCTATTCCCAGCGCCGAAGGCTTTCGTGAGGAAGGGTATGCCAGTTGGTATGGTCCGGACTTTCACGGTCGACCTACGGCATGCGGCGAGCCTTTCAACATGTACGCCATGACCGCCGCTCACAAGATTCTTCCCATCGGCACCCATGTGAAAGTGACAGACAAACGAACGGGCCGCTCCATTATCGTTCGCATCAACGACCGCGGTCCCTTTGTCGCCGGGCGCGTTATCGATCTATCTTACGAAGCGGCACGAGCTCTCGGCATTCACACCGTGGGCACCGCCCCCGTTGTGGTGGAAGCCGTTCGCGTGACCAATCCGGTTTATGTGGCAGGATCCGCTCCTTCATGGCAAGTGGAACCGGTGCGACCCTATCGCCTGGGACCTTTCGCTGTTCAGGTGGCTTCTTTTCAAAATGCCGACAATGCGCATCGTTTCAAAAAGGAAATGGACAAGCGGTATGGCTCCGTCGCCGTGCGGGTTGCGTCCGTCAATGGATCCACTTTTTACAGAGTTCAAGTCGGCTTTTATAGGGATCTGGATCAAGCCATGCAGTCCGTGGAAACATTCCGGCGAAACGGATTTAGTGACTCCTTTGTGATCGCTCTGGAGGGCCAATGA